In Temnothorax longispinosus isolate EJ_2023e chromosome 10, Tlon_JGU_v1, whole genome shotgun sequence, a single window of DNA contains:
- the LOC139820535 gene encoding probable cytochrome P450 6a14 isoform X2: MEFFEILCGIAAVIFPLYYFFTSTFDFWKSRGVPNPRPIPGFGTFKNVVLGKVSLSGYMKKLYNDYKDKPLVGIFAGRTPILIVKHPDLIKDVLIKDFSIFPDRRYCSRDRSEPLSQNLFELDSKRWRPLRAKLTPVFTSRKLKEMFVLISECSDQLVQYVEKLVNKNEPIECVEMTAKYTTDVIGSCVFGIEMNAMSNEDSEFRRIGRSVFHASFWKRLRFAMKNYLPWLFDVLYGYILPRSEVTKFFMRIVLETMDYRETNNITRNDFIDTLRELKKHSDKMGDIDLTDSLIVSQAFTFFAAGFETSSTAMANAFYELALNQKIQDRLRDEIDQEYIKHAGNLTYTNIKEMNYLDKIFKEVLRKYPPGLIFSRITMSSYTFNDTNVSIPKGQLIWIPIHAMHRDSNIYPEPDVFDPERFNEEAVRSRHPMVYLPFGDGQRNCIGSRFAVYQTKLGLIKILRNYKVEPCEKTQIPYAVNDKDLLLAPKDGIYLRILKVNQD, from the exons ATggaattctttgaaattttgtgCGGCATTGCCGCCGTAATTTTccctctttattattttttcacgtCGACTTTCGACTTTTGGAAATCACGCGGCGTTCCTAATCCACGACCGATACCAGGATTCGGCACTTTCAAAAACGTTGTACTTGGAAAAGTGTCCTTGAGCGGTTATATGAAAAAACTGTACAACGACTACAAAGATAAACCGTTGGTTGGAATATTCGCTGGCAGGACGCCCATACTTATCGTGAAACATCCAGATTTAATTAAGGATGTTCTTATCAAAGATTTCTCCATATTCCCCGACAGACGGTACTGCTCTCGTGACAGG TCCGAACCGCTGTCGCAAAATCTTTTCGAACTGGATTCGAAAAGATGGCGACCATTAAGGGCAAAGCTGACGCCTGTTTTTACATCCCGTAAACTAAAAGAGATGTTTGTGTTAATATCAGAGTGCTCTGACCAACTTGTCCAATACGTGGAAAAATTAGTGAACAAAAATGAGCCTATAGAATGTGTCGAAATGACGGCCAAATACACGACCGACGTCATCGGTAGCTGCGTCTTCGGCATTGAGATGAACGCAATGTCAAACGAGGACAGTGAATTTCGCAGGATAGGAAGAAGTGTGTTCCATGCGTCCTTCTGGAAACGCCTACGATTCGCCATGAAGAACTACTTGCCATGGCTCTTCGACGTCCTCTATGGCTACATCCTGCCGCGATCGGAGGTCACCAAATTCTTCATGCGCATTGTCCTGGAGACTATGGACTACAGAGAAACGAATAATATTACTAGAAATGATTTTATTGATACGCTGCGCGAATTGAAGAAACATTCGGATAAAATGGGCGATAtcg atttgacTGACAGTTTGATAGTTTCTCAAGCATTCACGTTTTTCGCTGCTGGTTTTGAAACCTCATCGACAGCGATGGCTAACGCGTTTTACGAGCTGGCTTTAAATCAGAAAATACAGGACAGGTTGCGTGACGAAATTGATCaggaatatataaaacatgcTGGCAATTTAACATATACAAACATCAAGGAAATGAATTACttggataaaatattcaaag aagtCTTAAGAAAGTATCCACCTGGGCTTATCTTTTCGAGAATAACGATGTCGAGTTATACTTTCAATGATACCAATGTTAGTATACCGAAAGGCCAATTAATATGGATTCCTATACACGCTATGCATCGAGATTCGAACATTTATCCAGAACCGGATGTCTTCGATCCAGAAAGATTTAATGAGGAAGCTGTGAGAAGCAGGCATCCGATGGTTTATCTACCCTTCGGTGACGGACAAAGAAATTGCATTG gttCCCGTTTCGCTGTTTATCAGACTAAACTTGGGCTCATAAAGATATTACGAAACTACAAAGTCGAGCCTTGTGAGAAAACGCAAATACCTTATGCGGTCAATGACAAAGATTTGTTATTAGCGCCAAAGGATGGAATATATTTGAGAATACTTAAAGTTAATCAAGATTAA
- the LOC139820535 gene encoding probable cytochrome P450 6a14 isoform X1, with translation MEFFEILCGIAAVIFPLYYFFTSTFDFWKSRGVPNPRPIPGFGTFKNVVLGKVSLSGYMKKLYNDYKDKPLVGIFAGRTPILIVKHPDLIKDVLIKDFSIFPDRRYCSRDRSEPLSQNLFELDSKRWRPLRAKLTPVFTSRKLKEMFVLISECSDQLVQYVEKLVNKNEPIECVEMTAKYTTDVIGSCVFGIEMNAMSNEDSEFRRIGRSVFHASFWKRLRFAMKNYLPWLFDVLYGYILPRSEVTKFFMRIVLETMDYRETNNITRNDFIDTLRELKKHSDKMGDIDIFLDLTDSLIVSQAFTFFAAGFETSSTAMANAFYELALNQKIQDRLRDEIDQEYIKHAGNLTYTNIKEMNYLDKIFKEVLRKYPPGLIFSRITMSSYTFNDTNVSIPKGQLIWIPIHAMHRDSNIYPEPDVFDPERFNEEAVRSRHPMVYLPFGDGQRNCIGSRFAVYQTKLGLIKILRNYKVEPCEKTQIPYAVNDKDLLLAPKDGIYLRILKVNQD, from the exons ATggaattctttgaaattttgtgCGGCATTGCCGCCGTAATTTTccctctttattattttttcacgtCGACTTTCGACTTTTGGAAATCACGCGGCGTTCCTAATCCACGACCGATACCAGGATTCGGCACTTTCAAAAACGTTGTACTTGGAAAAGTGTCCTTGAGCGGTTATATGAAAAAACTGTACAACGACTACAAAGATAAACCGTTGGTTGGAATATTCGCTGGCAGGACGCCCATACTTATCGTGAAACATCCAGATTTAATTAAGGATGTTCTTATCAAAGATTTCTCCATATTCCCCGACAGACGGTACTGCTCTCGTGACAGG TCCGAACCGCTGTCGCAAAATCTTTTCGAACTGGATTCGAAAAGATGGCGACCATTAAGGGCAAAGCTGACGCCTGTTTTTACATCCCGTAAACTAAAAGAGATGTTTGTGTTAATATCAGAGTGCTCTGACCAACTTGTCCAATACGTGGAAAAATTAGTGAACAAAAATGAGCCTATAGAATGTGTCGAAATGACGGCCAAATACACGACCGACGTCATCGGTAGCTGCGTCTTCGGCATTGAGATGAACGCAATGTCAAACGAGGACAGTGAATTTCGCAGGATAGGAAGAAGTGTGTTCCATGCGTCCTTCTGGAAACGCCTACGATTCGCCATGAAGAACTACTTGCCATGGCTCTTCGACGTCCTCTATGGCTACATCCTGCCGCGATCGGAGGTCACCAAATTCTTCATGCGCATTGTCCTGGAGACTATGGACTACAGAGAAACGAATAATATTACTAGAAATGATTTTATTGATACGCTGCGCGAATTGAAGAAACATTCGGATAAAATGGGCGATAtcg acatttttttagatttgacTGACAGTTTGATAGTTTCTCAAGCATTCACGTTTTTCGCTGCTGGTTTTGAAACCTCATCGACAGCGATGGCTAACGCGTTTTACGAGCTGGCTTTAAATCAGAAAATACAGGACAGGTTGCGTGACGAAATTGATCaggaatatataaaacatgcTGGCAATTTAACATATACAAACATCAAGGAAATGAATTACttggataaaatattcaaag aagtCTTAAGAAAGTATCCACCTGGGCTTATCTTTTCGAGAATAACGATGTCGAGTTATACTTTCAATGATACCAATGTTAGTATACCGAAAGGCCAATTAATATGGATTCCTATACACGCTATGCATCGAGATTCGAACATTTATCCAGAACCGGATGTCTTCGATCCAGAAAGATTTAATGAGGAAGCTGTGAGAAGCAGGCATCCGATGGTTTATCTACCCTTCGGTGACGGACAAAGAAATTGCATTG gttCCCGTTTCGCTGTTTATCAGACTAAACTTGGGCTCATAAAGATATTACGAAACTACAAAGTCGAGCCTTGTGAGAAAACGCAAATACCTTATGCGGTCAATGACAAAGATTTGTTATTAGCGCCAAAGGATGGAATATATTTGAGAATACTTAAAGTTAATCAAGATTAA
- the LOC139820535 gene encoding cytochrome P450 6k1-like isoform X3, with product MEFFEILCGIAAVIFPLYYFFTSTFDFWKSRGVPNPRPIPGFGTFKNVVLGKVSLSGYMKKLYNDYKDKPLVGIFAGRTPILIVKHPDLIKDVLIKDFSIFPDRRYCSRDRSEPLSQNLFELDSKRWRPLRAKLTPVFTSRKLKEMFVLISECSDQLVQYVEKLVNKNEPIECVEMTAKYTTDVIGSCVFGIEMNAMSNEDSEFRRIGRSVFHASFWKRLRFAMKNYLPWLFDVLYGYILPRSEVTKFFMRIVLETMDYRETNNITRNDFIDTLRELKKHSDKMGDIDIFLDLTDSLIVSQAFTFFAAGFETSSTAMANAFYELALNQKIQDRLRDEIDQEYIKHAGNLTYTNIKEMNYLDKIFKEVLRKYPPGLIFSRITMSSYTFNDTNVSIPKGQLIWIPIHAMHRDSNIYPEPDVFDPERFNEEAVRSRHPMVYLPFGDGQRNCIGAVKLI from the exons ATggaattctttgaaattttgtgCGGCATTGCCGCCGTAATTTTccctctttattattttttcacgtCGACTTTCGACTTTTGGAAATCACGCGGCGTTCCTAATCCACGACCGATACCAGGATTCGGCACTTTCAAAAACGTTGTACTTGGAAAAGTGTCCTTGAGCGGTTATATGAAAAAACTGTACAACGACTACAAAGATAAACCGTTGGTTGGAATATTCGCTGGCAGGACGCCCATACTTATCGTGAAACATCCAGATTTAATTAAGGATGTTCTTATCAAAGATTTCTCCATATTCCCCGACAGACGGTACTGCTCTCGTGACAGG TCCGAACCGCTGTCGCAAAATCTTTTCGAACTGGATTCGAAAAGATGGCGACCATTAAGGGCAAAGCTGACGCCTGTTTTTACATCCCGTAAACTAAAAGAGATGTTTGTGTTAATATCAGAGTGCTCTGACCAACTTGTCCAATACGTGGAAAAATTAGTGAACAAAAATGAGCCTATAGAATGTGTCGAAATGACGGCCAAATACACGACCGACGTCATCGGTAGCTGCGTCTTCGGCATTGAGATGAACGCAATGTCAAACGAGGACAGTGAATTTCGCAGGATAGGAAGAAGTGTGTTCCATGCGTCCTTCTGGAAACGCCTACGATTCGCCATGAAGAACTACTTGCCATGGCTCTTCGACGTCCTCTATGGCTACATCCTGCCGCGATCGGAGGTCACCAAATTCTTCATGCGCATTGTCCTGGAGACTATGGACTACAGAGAAACGAATAATATTACTAGAAATGATTTTATTGATACGCTGCGCGAATTGAAGAAACATTCGGATAAAATGGGCGATAtcg acatttttttagatttgacTGACAGTTTGATAGTTTCTCAAGCATTCACGTTTTTCGCTGCTGGTTTTGAAACCTCATCGACAGCGATGGCTAACGCGTTTTACGAGCTGGCTTTAAATCAGAAAATACAGGACAGGTTGCGTGACGAAATTGATCaggaatatataaaacatgcTGGCAATTTAACATATACAAACATCAAGGAAATGAATTACttggataaaatattcaaag aagtCTTAAGAAAGTATCCACCTGGGCTTATCTTTTCGAGAATAACGATGTCGAGTTATACTTTCAATGATACCAATGTTAGTATACCGAAAGGCCAATTAATATGGATTCCTATACACGCTATGCATCGAGATTCGAACATTTATCCAGAACCGGATGTCTTCGATCCAGAAAGATTTAATGAGGAAGCTGTGAGAAGCAGGCATCCGATGGTTTATCTACCCTTCGGTGACGGACAAAGAAATTGCATTGGTGcagtgaaattaatttaa
- the LOC139820535 gene encoding probable cytochrome P450 6a14 isoform X4, whose amino-acid sequence MKKLYNDYKDKPLVGIFAGRTPILIVKHPDLIKDVLIKDFSIFPDRRYCSRDRSEPLSQNLFELDSKRWRPLRAKLTPVFTSRKLKEMFVLISECSDQLVQYVEKLVNKNEPIECVEMTAKYTTDVIGSCVFGIEMNAMSNEDSEFRRIGRSVFHASFWKRLRFAMKNYLPWLFDVLYGYILPRSEVTKFFMRIVLETMDYRETNNITRNDFIDTLRELKKHSDKMGDIDIFLDLTDSLIVSQAFTFFAAGFETSSTAMANAFYELALNQKIQDRLRDEIDQEYIKHAGNLTYTNIKEMNYLDKIFKEVLRKYPPGLIFSRITMSSYTFNDTNVSIPKGQLIWIPIHAMHRDSNIYPEPDVFDPERFNEEAVRSRHPMVYLPFGDGQRNCIGSRFAVYQTKLGLIKILRNYKVEPCEKTQIPYAVNDKDLLLAPKDGIYLRILKVNQD is encoded by the exons ATGAAAAAACTGTACAACGACTACAAAGATAAACCGTTGGTTGGAATATTCGCTGGCAGGACGCCCATACTTATCGTGAAACATCCAGATTTAATTAAGGATGTTCTTATCAAAGATTTCTCCATATTCCCCGACAGACGGTACTGCTCTCGTGACAGG TCCGAACCGCTGTCGCAAAATCTTTTCGAACTGGATTCGAAAAGATGGCGACCATTAAGGGCAAAGCTGACGCCTGTTTTTACATCCCGTAAACTAAAAGAGATGTTTGTGTTAATATCAGAGTGCTCTGACCAACTTGTCCAATACGTGGAAAAATTAGTGAACAAAAATGAGCCTATAGAATGTGTCGAAATGACGGCCAAATACACGACCGACGTCATCGGTAGCTGCGTCTTCGGCATTGAGATGAACGCAATGTCAAACGAGGACAGTGAATTTCGCAGGATAGGAAGAAGTGTGTTCCATGCGTCCTTCTGGAAACGCCTACGATTCGCCATGAAGAACTACTTGCCATGGCTCTTCGACGTCCTCTATGGCTACATCCTGCCGCGATCGGAGGTCACCAAATTCTTCATGCGCATTGTCCTGGAGACTATGGACTACAGAGAAACGAATAATATTACTAGAAATGATTTTATTGATACGCTGCGCGAATTGAAGAAACATTCGGATAAAATGGGCGATAtcg acatttttttagatttgacTGACAGTTTGATAGTTTCTCAAGCATTCACGTTTTTCGCTGCTGGTTTTGAAACCTCATCGACAGCGATGGCTAACGCGTTTTACGAGCTGGCTTTAAATCAGAAAATACAGGACAGGTTGCGTGACGAAATTGATCaggaatatataaaacatgcTGGCAATTTAACATATACAAACATCAAGGAAATGAATTACttggataaaatattcaaag aagtCTTAAGAAAGTATCCACCTGGGCTTATCTTTTCGAGAATAACGATGTCGAGTTATACTTTCAATGATACCAATGTTAGTATACCGAAAGGCCAATTAATATGGATTCCTATACACGCTATGCATCGAGATTCGAACATTTATCCAGAACCGGATGTCTTCGATCCAGAAAGATTTAATGAGGAAGCTGTGAGAAGCAGGCATCCGATGGTTTATCTACCCTTCGGTGACGGACAAAGAAATTGCATTG gttCCCGTTTCGCTGTTTATCAGACTAAACTTGGGCTCATAAAGATATTACGAAACTACAAAGTCGAGCCTTGTGAGAAAACGCAAATACCTTATGCGGTCAATGACAAAGATTTGTTATTAGCGCCAAAGGATGGAATATATTTGAGAATACTTAAAGTTAATCAAGATTAA